The following are encoded in a window of Nocardioides houyundeii genomic DNA:
- a CDS encoding response regulator transcription factor: protein MPTHVLVVEDDDKIAAPLVRTLEREGYVVERVAQGLLALERLGHGGVDLLLLDLGLPDLDGLDVCRRAREAGYRGGIIILTARDGELDRVVGLDVGADDYLAKPFALAELLARARALLRRSTALAETAPAAGPAAPALTRDGLRIDVQARRIWIGDVELAATSKEFDVLALLDTTRGAVVTREQLISDVWDENWYGSTKMLDATVGRLRQKLEDAGAPAQVTTVRGVGFRLEDSAGA, encoded by the coding sequence GTGCCCACTCACGTCCTGGTCGTCGAGGACGACGACAAGATCGCCGCTCCCCTGGTCCGCACCCTCGAACGTGAGGGCTATGTGGTGGAGCGGGTGGCCCAAGGGCTCCTGGCGCTGGAGCGACTCGGCCACGGCGGGGTGGACCTGCTGCTGCTGGACCTCGGACTTCCCGACCTGGACGGGCTCGACGTCTGCCGCCGGGCCCGCGAGGCCGGCTATCGCGGCGGCATCATCATCCTGACCGCCCGGGACGGAGAGCTCGACCGGGTCGTGGGCCTCGACGTCGGCGCCGACGACTACCTCGCCAAGCCGTTCGCGCTGGCCGAGCTGCTGGCGCGGGCCCGGGCGCTGCTGCGCCGCAGCACCGCGCTGGCCGAGACCGCCCCGGCCGCCGGCCCCGCGGCCCCGGCACTCACGCGCGACGGCCTGCGGATCGACGTACAGGCGCGGCGCATCTGGATCGGCGACGTCGAGCTGGCGGCCACCTCGAAGGAGTTCGACGTGCTGGCGCTGCTGGACACCACACGCGGCGCCGTGGTCACCCGCGAGCAGCTGATCAGCGACGTGTGGGACGAGAACTGGTACGGGTCGACGAAGATGCTCGACGCCACCGTGGGCCGGCTGCGGCAGAAGCTCGAGGACGCCGGAGCACCGGCGCAGGTGACCACGGTCCGCGGCGTCGGCTTCCGGCTGGAGGACAGCGCCGGTGCGTGA
- a CDS encoding Ig-like domain-containing protein: MPTGAPYSCSWNTRERADGQYSLRAVAADKAGYQATSAPVRTTVDNLAPTVTMVDPGATLTGVRTFSAGNVADATSGVARVVLQHAPTGTTAYRDLCTMTAAPWSCSTPTAALTDGRYDFRAVATDRAGNETVSPVVANRLVDNGPALAGSDVQAQNGGATVGRIEAGDALIYTFNRQVNLSSIVAGWDGSPRSVQVKFSSGFITNDSLEVTGTNLGSVNLRWNYVNSGFSLASTMRASTETGPDGRPRTVVTIVLDESPSFLQTRVASNEGTMVWSPTRTVTDLLGRPSATTSVEESGPADKEF; encoded by the coding sequence GTGCCCACCGGCGCGCCGTACTCCTGCTCCTGGAACACCCGTGAGCGGGCCGACGGGCAGTACTCGCTGCGCGCCGTCGCGGCCGACAAGGCCGGCTACCAGGCCACCTCCGCCCCCGTGCGTACGACGGTGGACAACCTCGCTCCCACCGTCACCATGGTCGACCCGGGCGCCACCCTCACCGGGGTGCGGACCTTCTCGGCCGGCAACGTCGCCGACGCCACCTCCGGAGTTGCCCGGGTCGTGCTCCAGCACGCACCCACGGGCACCACGGCCTACCGAGACCTCTGCACCATGACCGCCGCACCGTGGAGCTGCAGCACGCCCACCGCCGCCCTGACCGACGGCCGCTACGACTTCCGGGCCGTGGCCACCGACAGGGCCGGCAACGAGACCGTCTCCCCCGTGGTCGCCAACCGGCTCGTCGACAACGGCCCGGCGCTGGCCGGCAGCGACGTGCAGGCACAGAACGGCGGCGCGACCGTCGGCCGGATCGAGGCCGGGGACGCGCTTATCTACACGTTCAACCGCCAGGTCAACCTCTCCAGCATCGTCGCCGGCTGGGACGGAAGCCCCCGCAGCGTGCAGGTGAAGTTCAGCTCCGGATTCATCACCAACGACTCCCTCGAGGTCACCGGCACCAACCTCGGCAGCGTCAACCTCAGGTGGAACTACGTCAACTCCGGGTTCTCCCTGGCCTCGACCATGCGGGCCTCCACGGAGACGGGCCCCGACGGGAGGCCGCGCACCGTGGTGACCATCGTGCTCGACGAGAGCCCCTCGTTCCTCCAGACGCGGGTGGCGAGCAACGAGGGCACCATGGTGTGGTCCCCCACCCGCACGGTGACCGACCTGCTGGGCCGACCGTCGGCGACCACCTCGGTCGAGGAGTCCGGGCCTGCGGACAAGGAGTTCTGA
- a CDS encoding signal peptidase I, which produces MLRVTKALRRPVRLLNNVLLIAVMVGCTAYIVPGFFGYERYVITGGSMSGTFEKGSVAFERQVPVEDLAVGDVITYLPPSDSGVGTLVTHRITKIRPGKDDTRVFRTQGDANPDPDPWKFSLPAGNQPVVAHTVPHLGWAFIGLADPQVRRYLIGVPAAGIALMALRDLIKALLPTRKRQEVATPHLTIAPAAEPPASELLSA; this is translated from the coding sequence ATGTTGCGAGTCACCAAGGCGCTGCGCCGGCCTGTGCGGCTGCTCAACAACGTGCTCCTGATCGCCGTCATGGTCGGCTGCACCGCCTACATCGTCCCCGGGTTCTTCGGCTACGAGCGCTACGTCATCACCGGCGGCTCGATGTCGGGGACCTTCGAGAAGGGGTCGGTCGCCTTCGAGAGGCAGGTCCCGGTCGAGGACCTGGCCGTGGGCGACGTCATCACCTACCTGCCCCCGTCGGACAGCGGCGTCGGCACCCTGGTCACCCACCGGATCACCAAGATCCGCCCCGGCAAGGACGACACCCGCGTCTTCCGCACCCAGGGCGACGCCAACCCGGACCCGGATCCGTGGAAGTTCAGCCTTCCCGCCGGCAACCAGCCGGTCGTGGCCCACACGGTCCCCCACCTCGGATGGGCCTTCATCGGACTGGCGGACCCCCAGGTCCGGAGGTACCTGATCGGCGTCCCGGCCGCAGGCATCGCCCTGATGGCGCTGCGTGACCTGATCAAGGCGCTGCTGCCGACCCGGAAGCGCCAGGAGGTGGCGACCCCGCACCTGACGATCGCCCCCGCCGCCGAGCCGCCCGCGTCCGAGCTTCTCTCCGCCTGA
- a CDS encoding carboxypeptidase-like regulatory domain-containing protein yields the protein MHPPRRWVRSAAPSPTRWETPCSRLGVGQHGPGRVLLGESNPDGTYTIDDLPADDYVVEFGDWADGTQDLAGEYYANVARRADATPVPVQDGVSVGHIDAQLEESAHIQGTVTVPAGFSPEDVIVEALANVGRDDYTEWQNESAVRVQPDGTYDVTGLNAGTYRLKFSHQNLVEEYYDDVNDVELAQDITVVAGGVAEVDNNVELVEGGSISGHLTATEGLPGVDSLYIYRWDARTESWDDFDWAMVDEAGDYTFENLADAAYRIGVEDWNGVYATEYYSNAPTVEQADDIDVVDRADVVLEDFELDLAAHVTGQVTDPWGDPQRGVSVTVYDLVDGAWQPRPPGGAYSAYTDEDGRYDIPQLLPGTFRLEFDSRLSYPTEYYLDAATVETATDVTVTAGNTTADIDVRLDEEEDDYTPPPTEEPAPAPAPVPAPAPAPAAPLPPTPTATPAPAPAIGIGTPGGVPAAKGSAKVGGTLKVVVGTVTPSSAKVKIQWFVNGKKIKKATKAKFKIVKKYAGKKVQAKVTATAPGYPTLVTKTKAVKVKKKKK from the coding sequence GTGCATCCGCCGCGCCGCTGGGTTCGATCAGCGGCGCCGTCACCAACCCGCTGGGAGACCCCTTGCAGCCGTCTCGGTGTCGGCCAGCACGGACCAGGGCGAGTACTACTGGGGGAGAGCAACCCCGACGGCACCTACACCATCGACGACCTGCCGGCCGACGACTACGTGGTCGAGTTCGGCGACTGGGCCGACGGCACCCAGGACCTGGCCGGCGAGTACTACGCCAACGTGGCTCGTAGGGCCGACGCGACGCCGGTCCCTGTCCAGGACGGCGTATCCGTCGGGCACATCGACGCCCAGCTCGAGGAGTCGGCCCACATCCAGGGCACCGTCACCGTGCCGGCTGGCTTCTCCCCCGAGGACGTCATCGTCGAGGCGCTCGCCAACGTCGGGCGCGACGACTACACGGAGTGGCAGAACGAGTCGGCCGTCCGCGTCCAGCCTGACGGCACGTACGACGTGACCGGCCTCAACGCCGGCACCTACCGGTTGAAGTTCAGCCACCAGAACCTGGTCGAGGAGTACTACGACGACGTGAACGACGTCGAGCTCGCCCAGGACATCACCGTCGTCGCGGGTGGCGTCGCGGAGGTCGACAACAACGTCGAGCTCGTCGAGGGAGGCAGCATCTCCGGGCACCTGACGGCGACGGAGGGCCTCCCCGGCGTGGACAGCCTGTACATCTACCGGTGGGACGCGCGCACCGAGAGCTGGGACGACTTCGACTGGGCGATGGTGGACGAGGCTGGTGACTACACCTTCGAGAACCTCGCCGACGCCGCCTACCGCATCGGCGTCGAGGACTGGAACGGCGTCTACGCCACCGAGTACTACTCGAACGCGCCGACCGTGGAGCAGGCCGACGACATCGACGTCGTCGATCGTGCCGACGTCGTCCTGGAGGACTTCGAGCTCGATCTCGCCGCGCACGTCACCGGACAGGTGACCGACCCGTGGGGCGACCCGCAGCGCGGCGTCAGCGTGACCGTCTACGACTTGGTCGACGGCGCGTGGCAGCCGCGTCCCCCGGGTGGGGCGTACAGCGCCTACACCGACGAGGACGGTCGCTACGACATCCCGCAGCTGCTGCCCGGGACGTTCCGCCTCGAGTTCGACAGCCGCCTCTCGTACCCGACCGAGTACTACCTCGACGCCGCCACCGTGGAGACCGCCACGGACGTGACCGTCACCGCCGGCAACACCACCGCCGACATCGACGTCAGGCTCGACGAGGAAGAGGACGACTACACACCGCCCCCGACTGAAGAGCCGGCCCCGGCCCCGGCCCCGGTCCCGGCCCCGGCCCCCGCGCCGGCTGCTCCACTGCCCCCGACGCCCACGGCTACCCCGGCGCCCGCTCCGGCCATCGGGATCGGTACGCCGGGTGGCGTCCCGGCCGCGAAGGGCTCTGCCAAGGTCGGCGGCACCCTGAAGGTCGTCGTCGGCACGGTGACGCCGTCGAGCGCCAAGGTGAAGATCCAGTGGTTCGTCAACGGCAAGAAGATCAAGAAGGCCACCAAGGCGAAGTTCAAGATCGTCAAGAAGTACGCCGGCAAGAAGGTCCAGGCGAAGGTCACCGCCACCGCGCCGGGCTACCCGACCCTGGTCACCAAGACCAAGGCCGTGAAGGTCAAGAAGAAGAAGAAGTAG
- a CDS encoding AI-2E family transporter, which translates to MLLGLAAAFLVISGMRASANLIGPAFLALVLTIAVHPLRVRLDRHLWGWLSTLLCVVLVAALVMALALSLVVATARFATLLPQYKDDFNGLISDAAGLLDQAGVSSEQIQHLLDGLDLGKVLGLASDALSDVYSLVSGLVLLLTLVMFMTVDGKSFPAQLAAAGRDRPDLVAALGTFARDTRRYLLVSTVFGFIAAVLDTVALELLDVPAPLLWGLLAFLTSYIPHIGFLISLVPPAILALLAGGPGLMLAVVLVYLAVNFTIGSVIHPGWSGTPSD; encoded by the coding sequence GTGCTGCTGGGCCTGGCCGCGGCGTTCCTGGTCATCTCCGGAATGCGCGCCTCCGCGAACCTCATCGGCCCGGCCTTCCTCGCCCTGGTGCTGACGATCGCCGTGCATCCACTGCGGGTCCGGCTCGACCGCCATCTGTGGGGGTGGCTCTCGACCCTGCTCTGCGTGGTCCTGGTGGCCGCCCTGGTGATGGCACTCGCTCTCTCCCTCGTGGTGGCCACCGCCCGGTTCGCGACCTTGCTGCCCCAGTACAAGGACGACTTCAACGGGCTGATCTCCGACGCGGCGGGCCTCCTGGACCAGGCCGGGGTCTCCTCCGAGCAGATCCAGCACCTGCTCGACGGCCTCGACCTGGGCAAGGTGCTGGGACTGGCCAGCGACGCCCTGTCCGACGTCTACTCGCTGGTCTCCGGCCTGGTCCTGCTGCTGACGCTGGTGATGTTCATGACCGTCGACGGGAAGTCGTTCCCCGCCCAGCTGGCCGCTGCGGGCCGGGATCGACCCGACCTGGTCGCAGCGCTGGGCACCTTCGCCCGGGACACCCGCCGCTACCTGCTGGTCTCCACGGTGTTCGGATTCATCGCCGCGGTCCTGGACACGGTCGCCCTGGAGCTGTTGGACGTCCCGGCTCCACTGCTGTGGGGACTGCTGGCCTTCCTCACCAGCTACATCCCGCACATCGGGTTCCTAATCTCGCTGGTCCCGCCGGCCATCCTCGCGCTGCTCGCGGGCGGCCCGGGTCTGATGCTGGCGGTGGTGCTGGTCTACCTGGCGGTGAACTTCACCATCGGGTCGGTGATCCACCCCGGGTGGTCGGGAACTCCGTCGGACTGA
- a CDS encoding cold-shock protein, producing MAQGTVKWFNAEKGFGFIAQEDGGDDVFVHYSAIQTQGYKSLDENQKVEFDVTQGPKGPQAENVRAV from the coding sequence ATGGCTCAAGGCACCGTGAAGTGGTTCAACGCCGAGAAGGGTTTCGGCTTCATCGCGCAGGAGGACGGCGGCGACGACGTCTTCGTGCACTACTCGGCGATCCAGACGCAGGGCTACAAGTCCCTCGACGAGAACCAGAAGGTCGAGTTCGACGTCACCCAGGGCCCCAAGGGTCCCCAGGCGGAGAACGTTCGCGCCGTCTGA
- a CDS encoding metal-sensitive transcriptional regulator, with product MTETAEHHHGYIKSKDAYLARLRRIEGQARGLQRMVEEEKYCIDILTQVSAMTKALQAVSLGLLEEHLGHCVVEAARAGDAEGQEKVDEVMAAITRLLK from the coding sequence GTGACCGAGACCGCGGAGCACCACCACGGCTACATCAAGAGCAAGGACGCCTACCTGGCCCGCCTGCGTCGGATCGAGGGGCAGGCCCGGGGGCTCCAGCGGATGGTCGAGGAGGAGAAGTACTGCATCGACATCCTGACCCAGGTCAGTGCCATGACCAAGGCGCTCCAGGCCGTCAGCCTCGGCCTGCTCGAGGAGCACCTGGGGCACTGCGTCGTGGAGGCCGCCCGAGCCGGCGATGCGGAGGGCCAGGAGAAGGTCGACGAGGTGATGGCAGCCATCACCCGTCTGTTGAAGTGA
- a CDS encoding heavy-metal-associated domain-containing protein: MSQSHTQSFTVTGMTCAHCVASVTEEVREVPGVESVEVVLDTGALTVTSAEPLDQGAIAAAVEEAGYALA; this comes from the coding sequence ATGAGCCAGAGCCACACCCAGAGCTTCACCGTCACCGGCATGACCTGTGCCCACTGCGTCGCATCTGTCACCGAGGAGGTGCGTGAGGTCCCGGGCGTCGAGTCGGTCGAGGTCGTCCTCGACACCGGTGCCCTGACCGTGACCAGCGCCGAGCCCCTCGACCAGGGCGCGATCGCCGCCGCGGTCGAGGAGGCCGGCTACGCCCTGGCATGA